TGATATTCCGATGCAAAGTGATAAAGTTTTAGCCAGAGACAAGCTTGGTTTAGCACAAGATAAAAAAATCTTGGCATTGATGCCAGGTAGTCGTGGTGGTGAGTTATCACGTTTACTTGAAGATTTTTTTGAAAGTGCTAAACAATTACAAGCTCAAGATAGTGAACTACTCTTTGTCGCGCCCATGATCAGTGAGCAGCGGGCCAATCAATTTAATGCCCTTAAAGCTGAACTTGCTCCAGATTTAGATATAGAGATTGTGCTTAATCAAACGCAACAGGTAATGGCTGCCAGTGATTGTTTATTAACCGCTTCGGGTACAGTAACCTTAGAAGCTGCTTTAATTAAACGACCCATGGTTATTTGTTATAAATTTAGCCCAATAACCTTTTTCTTAGGCCGTAGGTTTGTTAAGTTGAAATGGTTCTCTTTACCAAACTTATTAACAAATAAATCTTTAGTCCCTGAATTATTGCAAAAGGATGTTTGCCCTGAAAATATTGTGCCTTTGGTTAAAGAGCGTCTATATCAGGATCAAAGCCAATTGAATGATAGTTTTACTGCAATACATCAACAACTAAAATGTGATGCGAGTAAACAAGCAGCTAAGGCTGTACTTGATGTTTTATCTTCGAAACTTTTAAGCAATAACAAATAATAACTAACCAATAAGATAAGAATACCTTATCTCGAGTAAATAATATGGCGAGTAAGCAAATTTTCCCTGATTTTGAATACCCTATCGCGTATTGCATTGCGGGTGTTGATGAAGTCGGTCGTGGTCCTTTAGTTGGTGATGTGGTTACAGCGGCGGTAATTTTAGATCCCGATAACCCGATTGAAGGATTGATGGACTCGAAAAAATTATCAGAAAAGAAGCGTAACTTGTTATCCCTTGAAATAAAGGAAAAGGCAATCTCTTGGTCATTAGGGCGTGCTTCTCCACAAGAAATTGATACCTTGAATATATTACACGCCACTATGCTTGCGATGCAGCGAGCTGTTGAAGGACTGAATGTTGAACCTGACTTTGTGCTTGTTGATGGTAATCGTTGTCCTACATTCTTATGCAATGCCAGTGAAAGTAACCAACAAAATTTAAAAATTGCTAGCCAAGCGGTAGTGAAAGGTGACGCTAGAGTTACTGAAATAAGTGCTGCGTCTATTATTGCTAAAGTAGCTCGCGATAATGAAATGATAGCCTTAGACAAACTCCATCCTGAATATGGTTTCGCCAAGCACAAAGGTTACCCAACTAAACTTCATTTAGAAAAAATTATCGAGCATGGCGTACTGGATTGTTATCGACAAAGCTTTAAGCCTGTCGCTAGAGTATTAGGTACATACCATGACTGATATGCTTAGCGGAGAAATTGCCACAGAAGCAGAACCAAGCGTTTTTGTACCGCCAAAATTTATTCATTTACGCGTACATAGTGATTACTCTATGTGTGATGGTTTGAAGAAAGTAAAGCCGATAGTTGCGAAAGCTGTTGAGCTTAATATGCCAGCACTTGCCTTAACTGACCAAACTAATTTATGTGGTCTAGTTAAGTACTATCACGCTGCTCATGGCGCAGGAATTAAACCAATTATAGGTTGTGATTTTTGGGTGAAAAGTGATGAGTTGGAAGATGAACTGTCACGTATAGTTGTACTTACTACTAACAATGTAGGTTATAAAAATATAACTGAACTTATCTCAAAAGCCTACATGCGTGGACACATACAAAATAAAGCTGTGATAGATAAGTCGTGGCTGGTTGAATATAAAGAAGGCTTAATCTTACTTTCTGGTGGCCGAGAAGGTGATATAGGTAAAGCCTTATTAAAAGGGAATACTGAATTAGTTGATGAAATGGTGAGTTTTTATCAGCAACATTTCGATCGTTGTTATTTTCTAGAGTTAGTCAGAACAGGTCGTAATGATGAAGAAAATTATATCCATCTTGCCGTTGAGCTAGCCGAAAAAGAAAATCTGCCAGTAGTTGCAACTAATGAGGTGATGTTTCTTTCCCCAAATGACTTTGATGCCCATGAAATTCGCGTTGCTATTCATGACGGCTTTACCTTAGATGATAAACGTCGACCTAAGCGTTATAGCTCTGAGCAATATTTACGTAGTGAAGAGGAGATGTGCGAGCTGTTTAGCGACATCCCTGAAGCCTTAGCCAATAGTGTCGAAATTGCTAAACGCTGTAATGTCACTGTCACCTTAGGTGAATACGTCTTACCAGACTTTCCCACGGAAGGTTTGGAGATAAATGACTTTTTTATCAAAGTATCTGAAAAAGGGTTAGAAAAACGACTTGATCAATTATTCGACCGTCAAGCGGATGATTTTGCCGAAATAAGAAAACCTTATGATGAACGTTTAGCTATTGAGCTAGAAGTGGTAAATAACATGGGCTTCCCCGGTTATTTCTTGATTGTTATGGAATTCATTCAATGGAGTAAAGATAACAATATCCCCGTTGGCCCCGGTCGTGGTTCTGGTGCTGGTTCCTTAGTTGCCTATGCACTAGATATTACCGATCTCGAT
The DNA window shown above is from Colwellia psychrerythraea 34H and carries:
- the lpxB gene encoding lipid-A-disaccharide synthase, producing MTTQNQNTHQQTVFAMVVGEHSGDTLGAGLITSLRQTHPHAKFIGIGGPKMLALGFESLFAMDELSVMGLVEVLGRIRRLLHVRKTLTDFFITNKPDVFIGIDAPDFNIGLELKLKVKGIKTVHYVSPSVWAWREKRIFKIAKATDMVLALLPFEKAFYDKHNVPCTFVGHPLADDIPMQSDKVLARDKLGLAQDKKILALMPGSRGGELSRLLEDFFESAKQLQAQDSELLFVAPMISEQRANQFNALKAELAPDLDIEIVLNQTQQVMAASDCLLTASGTVTLEAALIKRPMVICYKFSPITFFLGRRFVKLKWFSLPNLLTNKSLVPELLQKDVCPENIVPLVKERLYQDQSQLNDSFTAIHQQLKCDASKQAAKAVLDVLSSKLLSNNK
- the rnhB gene encoding ribonuclease HII; its protein translation is MASKQIFPDFEYPIAYCIAGVDEVGRGPLVGDVVTAAVILDPDNPIEGLMDSKKLSEKKRNLLSLEIKEKAISWSLGRASPQEIDTLNILHATMLAMQRAVEGLNVEPDFVLVDGNRCPTFLCNASESNQQNLKIASQAVVKGDARVTEISAASIIAKVARDNEMIALDKLHPEYGFAKHKGYPTKLHLEKIIEHGVLDCYRQSFKPVARVLGTYHD